In the Nodosilinea sp. PGN35 genome, one interval contains:
- a CDS encoding DNA/RNA non-specific endonuclease has product MAFFPTRLFSTRSWKMRCWSRPLALMALGIGLTGCGDLLLLVSGWVTSADLSTLPPCVDDDCNCGDFASQPQAQRVLDAFAGDPYDLDGDGNGRACERLPAALPAADPPAPPSSNPHLVLGNPSQAATANPNNYLMQRHQYVLSYSRDRRGLNWASWEVDAAWLGTTDRQDNFRPDGALPAGFYQVTPDDYRGSGYDRGHMVPSGDRTGSVGDNAATFLMTNILPQAPDNNRGPWRELEEYGRSLVYQYDQSLHIMAGAYGSQGSVGNQAIVIPSRLWKIIVVYDRLADGGLGIGSDTQVIAVDLPNTNQVGPDWRRYQTSVQRIEVATGHSFFETLPPELQVILKAQISDVLP; this is encoded by the coding sequence ATGGCGTTTTTCCCCACTCGTCTTTTCTCCACTCGTTCTTGGAAAATGCGGTGCTGGAGCCGACCGCTGGCGCTGATGGCTTTGGGGATAGGTTTGACCGGCTGCGGCGACCTGCTGCTGCTGGTCAGTGGCTGGGTAACTTCGGCAGATCTCTCCACCCTGCCGCCCTGCGTCGATGACGACTGCAACTGCGGCGATTTCGCCAGCCAGCCCCAGGCCCAAAGGGTGCTCGATGCCTTTGCGGGCGACCCCTACGACCTCGACGGCGACGGCAATGGTCGCGCCTGTGAACGGCTGCCCGCCGCGCTGCCCGCCGCTGATCCCCCCGCACCGCCCTCCAGCAATCCCCACCTGGTGCTGGGCAACCCCAGTCAGGCTGCTACCGCCAACCCCAACAACTATCTGATGCAGCGCCATCAGTATGTGCTGAGCTACAGCCGCGATCGCAGAGGGCTCAACTGGGCCAGTTGGGAAGTCGATGCCGCCTGGCTAGGGACTACCGACCGTCAAGACAACTTCCGCCCCGATGGGGCGCTGCCCGCCGGGTTTTACCAGGTCACCCCTGACGACTACCGGGGCAGCGGCTACGATCGCGGCCACATGGTGCCCTCGGGCGATCGCACCGGCAGCGTCGGCGACAACGCCGCCACCTTTTTGATGACTAACATTCTTCCCCAGGCTCCCGATAACAACCGTGGCCCCTGGCGAGAACTGGAAGAATACGGGCGATCGCTGGTCTACCAGTACGACCAAAGCCTGCACATCATGGCCGGGGCCTACGGCAGCCAGGGGAGCGTAGGTAACCAAGCCATTGTCATACCCTCCCGCCTGTGGAAAATTATTGTGGTTTACGACCGTCTGGCCGACGGTGGCTTAGGTATTGGCAGCGATACCCAAGTAATTGCCGTAGATCTGCCCAACACCAACCAGGTTGGCCCCGATTGGCGTCGTTACCAAACCTCAGTTCAGCGCATTGAGGTGGCGACGGGCCACAGCTTTTTTGAAACTCTGCCTCCCGAGCTTCAAGTCATTCTCAAGGCTCAGATCAGCGATGTACTCCCTTAA